GTGGGGTTGTGTTAGTGGACATTTGTGGTCCGTTGAGAGTTTGGAGATTTTGGACAGTTTTGATAGCGTGGAGAGTGAGACAGTTAGGAGAGTTTGGAGAGTTAGGAGAGTTGCTAGGATGGAGCCAGCAAGGAAGAGGAGGACTTCCCCTGGGTGGGGACACTTTGATTTGATTACTCCCGATAAGGTAAGCTAATTCTAACATTATTACAAATGCATTAAGTTTGCTTATCAAGAACGGtatttttcactgtttcttTTATTCAAAGGTGAGGTGTTTATTGTGTGCCAAGGAGTTGGGATACAACAACACCTTATCCATGCTAAGGCATTACCGTGCCTTGCATGAGAACAAGGAGGGAACTGGAGGCACACCCAGCCAAGGTAAGTCATTACAATATAACAATGATATCACAATTTTATCATGTTAACTTTTGTTTATTCATATGAAAGACAAGTAACAGAAACTATATTTACATATATGTTCTTTTATCCAGCCACCAGAAAACAGGAGCTGGATGAGGCCTTGGTCTCCATGATAGTGAAGGACACCCAGCCCAGCCTGGGTCCCAGGACCCAGGCTGGGACCCAGGCTGGGTCCCAGGACCCAGCCTCTTTCCTTTGGGCTGTAAAGGCTATGGTGCAGGCCAAATACGCCACAGCTAAAGAGAAGGCGAAGGCTAAAGTGCAGAAGGTGGCTGCAGTTAGCCTAATGTCCGACATGTGGACATCCATTAACATGGATGCCTACCTGGCTGTGACTTGTCATTTTGTGGATGACAACACCAGGATTGATTCAGTGCTTTTGGGAGTACTGAAATTTCCTCAATCTCACACTGCGGAGAATTTAGCAGGTGTGAAAGCCTCCCTAATGGAGGAATGGGGAATAACAAATAAGGTAACATGCCTTGTTACTGATGGTGCTGCTAATATGCTTGCCTGTGGATGAGAGCTGAGGCTGCGTCACAATATTTGTGTTGCCACATAATCTGATGGTCAAGAAGGCTCTTGATCAGACTACCGTGCTTAGTGACATCCGGGCCAAGGCAAGGAAGCTGGTTGGCTACTTTAGAAGCAGCGCCACTGCTAAGGTACATTCTTTGACTTATCccagtttttcaaaatgctaatattttgttttgttagtGCTGCAGTGATTGAATTAACTTctaatctgtattttttttaaaggggaagCATCTGGGAAAGCCAAAGCTGAAGCTGATTCAGGAAGTGGAGACACGTTGGAATAGCACTTACCAAATGCTCCAACGCTCGGTGGAGCTCAGAGAGCCAGTGGGGGCAGCTTTGGCAAGCCTTCCAACTGATATCCCGATCCTGACCTCGGAGGAGTTTGGCATTGTCAGTGGGTGCCTGACTTTGTTGTCTCCTTTCAATGATGCTATGGTGGAGCTCTCTGCAGAGCAGACTGTTTCAGGCTCGAAGGTTGTGCCACTGCTAAAAATGCTTGAGCAATCGCTACAAGAAGATGTGACAACTACAACAGTTGCAGTGGCAAGAGAAATGGGTGACCACCTCATCAGGATGCTGAGGGAGAGGCTCCACACCCTGCAATCTATGAGCATAATGTCACTTGCGACACTGTTGGATCCCCGGTTCAAGACCATAGGATTTTTTTAGTCCAACAAAGGCAAGTGAAGCAGTTAAACGGCTAACTGCAGAGTGCGCGGCTGTAATAAGGTCAGCAGCCCCTGAACAATGTGATCAGGCAACAACATCACAGGATGTTCAGCCTGTTACCCCAggtaatttattatttttggttttaaagtcaattttgattatttaaacattcactATCATGATCTGTATATTCTTCTCAGGCAACAAACTGTGGTGTCACCTGGACCATACTGTCATGGAGTCTAGGCGCACACAAAATGTTACGGCAGATGCTACCGTTGAGGTCCAGCGGTACATGTCTGAGCAGAACATCGGAAGACTGGAGGACCCTCTTTAATACTGGAACAGGCAGAAGATGATCTATCCAAATGTGTACAGACTTGCTATTGGATACTTGTGCACACCTGCCTCATCGGTGCCCTGTGAAAGGGTCTTTTCAAAAGCTGGGGAAGTTGTGTCTAAGAAGAGAAATGGCCTCAGCCCGAACACCGTGGAAAAACTATTGtttcttaataaaaatgaataaaacctCCCCTTTACTGTGCATCATTGTCCTGGTTACACAAGCATATTCATTTTCGTCTTCCAAGTTACACAAGCATACTCACTGTCCCCTGCCTGCTTAAACAATGCCATTTTACAAAAGTGATACAGAACACAAATATTACCCTATACTGCCACTATTATATTATATGACACTACCCATGTTTATTATGATACATGTATATGATAAAGCAGTCATTATAAAGTCACTTGAAAATACAATATATTGATTTGAACAAATTATATTCATACAGTTTTTTCATCAGTAATTTCCAACAGCTGTTACTGACATATACTACAGTGTATCACAGATTACATAGCTAAGGTCACAGCTGCCTGTTTTACACACTTTGGCCTGCAGGTGGTTTCGTGTGCCCATGAAGCCTCGAGAAATGAACCCTTTTCTGAACCAATTGGCTGGAAAGCTTCAATGCTTCATGAAGCTTCATCTCACCATCACTAGCATTAACTTatcaaaaaacaaccaaaattgaAGGAAAATCAagtcaaactaaactaaatcaTAACTAAATTAAAGTAAGGCACGTGTTAGAGGCAGCACGGCCTCCCTGTCTCTCCCCCTGCAAATGCAAACTCTCCTGGCTTTATAGGCTGCTCAATTACAAGAGTGGCTGCAGCTGATAGAGAACTACTTCCCAAGGGTGGAAACCCACGTTTCTCTTCATACAAAGAAATGAATCTAACTCTGAAATTAACCTTAACTCATATACACAACTAAATGGCTTTTGAATAATCAAATGATATAAATCTAATTGCTAAAAGAAACATTACAAGTTTCAAAAGAAAACACGAATCAAAAGGAAAATCCCCACAGTTGGTACAGCCCAGGGATGtctctgatgacatcaccaaCTCTATATATAGGCAGGAAGTGCTGGGCCGGCCCTCTTTAGCTGCCAGACCTCATGGCACACTAAACAAAGGAACAAACAAATGTGAGTATACACAAAGAAGCATGAAAATCATAGTTAATGAAACCAAGACTAAATAAAGGTGATTTAATCAACTCAAAACTGTGTGTTTGCTTTAAATTACTTTGTGCTTTGGTGTAAACTGTAACTAAATGCTGACACAAACAAACCCGGGATAGTAAGTGCTGCAATGTTACAAAAGCAAAAGTAAATCATAGCTAAATTAACAAATATGAGAAATGTGATATGATACTTAATGATATAAGTGACAATGTGGTGCATAAAGGAGAGGTCTCACCCACTTTGTCACACCTTGCACCTTTTTGTTGTAATGATAGGCGCACTGGCACACAGTAGTCTGCACCTGTTTGCTGTGTTTGCAGTGAGTTCACATGTGGGGGGTAAGTGCACTCCTGGGACACTTCCTTTGGTAGACTGCTTCCCTCTTGCTAGCTTCCACTCACTCCCCTTCcccttttagtcatttttcctGGAAGTGTTTATATTATAGCCTAATtgttaaaaagaataaattgtAATAAAAAAGTTTATACATTCTTTCCATAATCTTGACTCATTGCCAATCACAAACTCCTCTTCCTTTCAGCAGACACTTCCTGTTACttaaatacactgcctggccaaaaaaaaaagttgccacctgaatttaactaagcaaataggtacgagcctcctttTGGATAATTACTGTATGGGcaattatctttcagctggcaacaagttatttaaccccagctgatgcaatgagtaacttctcatttcttaaacaaccgtGTCGAAAGACATCCCATGGAAAAGATGtcagtctgtttaagaagggtcaaatcattggcatgcatcaagcagagaaaacatctaaggagattgcagaaactactaaaattgggttaagaatTGTCCAACgcattattaaaaactggaaggaTAGTGGGGAACCATCGTCTTccaggaagaaatgtggtcgaAAAACAATCCTGAATGATTGTGATTGGCGATCACCTAAATGTTTGGCCAAATCAAAtcgaagaaaaacaacagtagaaCTCAGGGGTATGTTTAATAGTGAAAGTAAGAACATTTCCACACAAACAATGCGAAGGGAACTCAATGGATTGGGACTGAACAGCTGTGTAGCCTTAAGAAAACCACTAATCAGTAAGGctaactggaaaaaaaggcttcagtttgctagggagcataaagattggactctggaggaatggaggAAGGtcaagaaggtcatgtggtctgatgagtccagatttaccctgttccagagtgatgggtgcATCAAGGTAAGAAGAggggcaggtgaagtgatgcacccatcatgcctagtgcctactgtacaagcctgagggggcagtgctatgatctggggttgctgcagttggtcaggtctagattcagcaacattatgtgcccaaagaatgaggtcagctgactacctgaatatactgaatgaccagcttattccatcaatggattttttcttccctaatggcacgggcatattccaagatgacaatgccaggattcatcgggctcaaattgtgaaagagtggttcagggagcatgagacatcattttcacacctggattggccaccacagagtccagaccttaaccccattgagaatctttgggatgtgctggagaaggctttgggCAGTGGttagactctcccatcatcagtacaagatcttggtgaaaaattaatgcatcactggatggaaataaatcttgtgacattacagaagcttatcgaaacaatgccacagcgaatgcgtgctgtaatcaaagctaaaggcggtccaataAAACATTAGattgtgtgacctttttttggtggcgacttttttttttggccaggcagtgtatctGTGTTTGCATTTACAGTCATAAATCAATTTTGATTTGCTTTTGAACTACATCTCTGTCTTACTTGTAGTGTTAACCCTGTGTTTGCCTTTTATGTTCAGAACTTGGTAAAACTCCTTGGGTGAAAGTCCCTAGGTGGCGTTGTTTGGCTTGCATTAGTGCAACTCTGTTATAGCTCCTTATCCTAATTTACCACATTTGCaactttgctagcattagcaacattagctatcatggcttgatccggtgttgttgttagcatcttagctaacaTTAGAAAAGATTAGTTTTGCCcagaggtggtacttcagacttaatgtgcttcggtgtaaagacagttcatcactgcagtatgtacacacaacttttgtttcaatcagacttccattaggcagctttttaaatggaaatttgCCTTGAAGCAGaactgggtctgtctcctcactcatcactgctgactgcgtttgacccgcctttaacctttttcacCCCAGGGACTAAACATCCACACAGGAGGACTACGGgtggaagttgtggtcaaacttagtcatatgattatttttttaacgtgttaagctttccagattaatcatgagCGTTAACGCGTTTATATTAACAGCCCTAGTTTGAATACAagtccagacataaaactaccactatgtgaagtcttaaccattCAGATCAGTCAATTTTACTacccagacttgggtgtaggtaccagtcagtatggttgtgtcaaagactaaaactaagcatattttgtctccatttttgttttattgttgttacttttgtaagcacactatacagttttagttagtttacgttttttggtaaagcttagtttttatttagtttcagttaactaaaatgatttttgaatttgagttttagttatttagttagttttagttaactataacaaccttgccACTTCCCTtttattatgttgcagcctgatgctgatGGAACCTGAAATAAGATTGAAAGCTGTAAATGTTGACAGATGAGTTATTATTGTTAATAACCCATCTGTAAACCAGAGCCAAACCAAAAATCTACAGTGCAGTAAATAATATCCACCTCAACCAGTAAATACTTACCCAGAACTATCATGAGATAATCAGAGAAGCGGTCTACATCTTCATGGTGGAGATGCTTTCAGTGTAAAGATTAAAATAGTAGTCTTTCATAAAAGGGACAAGTCAATAAATCTTACACAGAGGGTAGGAAAAATAGTCTTTAAGAGAGgatgatgaaaatgaaataacacACCCATAGGTCAGATTCTTACCTCTCCTgaataaggatttttttctctccagaGAACTCTTCACATGCCAACAGTGTGGGACTCTCAATGTCCAAAAGGGAAACCCCACTTAAGATCCTTGATCATTATTTTATACTCCTGTGAAGTCCCCTCCTCATCCCTCTCActtcatttatctatttttcaCAATAATATCAGCAACTTTAGCTGACATAAGCAGTACTGTTCACTGTTTATCTGATGTTGTGAAAAAGAAATGGTCATTGTCAGCAAAAAATCTCTGATGGCATAATCAGTTGGGCAACCTtagcattttatcatttattatgtTCAGGCCCAGAGCTGCAACAGTTCTGGCTGAAGCCCCTGCAACAGATTTCTATCGGGAATAGCAGGGGTTTGGGTGACCATTGGGAGGTTCAGGAGGACTCCCGAATAGCTGAcccatttctgacaaaaatggCCAGTGATTGGAAAGTTTCTGTTTGGTCATTTCTGATGTGGGTAGTTGCTGTATGGTTGGTAATGTGGCGGCTGCTGTGCAAGCCAGTCTGGCCCATGACAGACAGCAGTTCAGAGTGGTACACTGCCTGTGAGACTGGAccaaatactttcaaaatttaaaagacaaacacaagcaaCCCTTCAGATTTGCACTGATCCTCATTAGGGCCTGAGCAGTGACTCAGTCTGAGGACTAACCTCATGATATTTCAAAAGTCCAAAGGATTATTGCTCTTCTTGGTCTTTTTTTGGACTTTTGAGGGCATCAGCGTGCTCAATAAGTCATGGAATTTTTGCAGCTACACCAGGTTTTGTTacaaatgtaatattttgtCAGCTTTAACTTAGATTGCCAGATTGCCTCAGTAGCACTCCCTCACAGTTTTCAAAGCTAAAGCCCCCTCCTTCGGCTTTGTCCTTGAATTATGAAATTTGGCAGGTTGATTCAGCTCGACTTGATCTACAAAAACACCTCTTGGAGCAATACCCTAGCTCCAATATGAAATCCACCATTttcaataaatcagtcatgagTGGGGTATTTTTGCCTAGGTCCCTCTAGTATTATCTTGTCCTAGGGAGTTCATCCTGTTCGGCTCATACCTGGGTTAGCTTATTGATGAAAACGTATTTAGCCTGTGTGCATAACTCAAAGGGCGTTTCCTTGTTGAGCCATCAAATTCGCATACTTTATAAGAAAATAGAAGTCGCTCATAACTGAGCTGTGCTTGGATTCAATCTGACCAGATCTTTCCAGAGAACTGAACACATTCATATGGTCATCTTTTGCACAGATCATAGCACCTTCACGTAAAGACAGGGAATGCATTCTTAATGCTAcagtatttgctgctttatccctATTAGCCTCTTTAAACCTACTTTTTGTCACTCTaaaccttttttgcctctttttaacctcttttccccTCTTGCTTATGCCAAATTGTTGCCACTCATAATGcattgtttcactttttttttttttactgtgtttcaacatttttgccactgacagccaattgttgccactcttaaaacatttttagaacTTTTAACTAGTTTTGCAACCTTTTAagtgcttttcaccattttttcaacttttttcctcttaactCATATTCCCTGCTTTATccattttatccactttaaacctatttttgtcactctaaaccatttttccctcctttttaacacttttaacctCTTGCTTGTGacaacttttttccacttataatgtatttgtttcacttttttaactgcttttcaccatttaggcCACTGACAGCTAACTGTTGCCACTCTTAGaacattttttacaacttttaaccaa
The Cheilinus undulatus linkage group 5, ASM1832078v1, whole genome shotgun sequence DNA segment above includes these coding regions:
- the LOC121510145 gene encoding uncharacterized protein LOC121510145, giving the protein MWGCVSGHLWSVESLEILDSFDSVESETVRRVWRVRRVARMEPARKRRTSPGWGHFDLITPDKVRCLLCAKELGYNNTLSMLRHYRALHENKEGTGGTPSQATRKQELDEALVSMIVKDTQPSLGPRTQAGTQAGSQDPASFLWAVKAMVQAKYATAKEKAKAKVQKVAAVSLMSDMWTSINMDAYLAVTCHFVDDNTRIDSVLLGVLKFPQSHTAENLAGVKASLMEEWGITNKVTCLVTDGAANMLACG